The genomic DNA GCATCGATCACGTCCCCTTTCGAGACACCAGAAGTGGAACCCGAACTCCCTGCTGACGCACCCCCACCCGGCGAACCTGCTCGCGAGGCTGCAGCTCGATACATCTCCGCCGAAACCGCCTGGACTTTCTGGTTCAATTCTTCCATCAGCCGCCGCAAGGTAGCGACGTCGTTGCCCTGCTGGATCTCCTGCCGTACCCGGGCAATGGCATTCTCAATGTCTAGCTTCCGGCTAGAATCCACCTTGTCCCCATGCTCACGTAAAAGCTTTTCGGCTGCATATGCCGCATTGTCTGCCATATTTTTCGTTTCAGCTAGCTCCTTGGCTCGTCGGTCTTGCTCGGCATATGCCTCAGCCTCTCGAGTCATGCGTTCGATCTCCTCTCGGGATAACCCAGTGGAGCCCGTAATGGTAATCTTTTGTTCCTTTCCAGTGGCCAAATCCCGTGCTGAAACGTGTAGAATCCCGTTGGCGTCAATATCAAAGGTCACCTCAATTTGAGGCACACCCCTCGGCGCTGGAGGAATCCCATCCAAATGGAACACCCCCAATAATTTGTTATCCCTCGCCATCGGGCGCTCGCCCTGCACCACGCGGATCTCCACACTGGTCTGGTTATCGGAGTAGGTTGTAAAGATCTGGCTTTTCCGTGTGGGAATCGTGGTATTCCGGGGGATCATGGGTGTGGCAATTCCTCCGGCCGTCTCGATAGCCAACGTGAGGGGAGTGACATCCAGCAAAAGAACGTCCCGAACCTCCCCTTTTAACACACCCGCTTGGATCGCCGCACCCACGGCTACCACCTCATCCGGGTTCACACCCTTGTGAGGCTCCTTCCCAATGAGCCTTCGGGCCACCTCCTGGATTTTGGGCATTCGGGTCATGCCCCCGACCAAAACCAATTCGTTGATGTCTTCTGGGCGCAGTTTCGCGTCGGCCAGGCAGTCCATCACCGGTTTAATCGTTCGTTCCGCTAAGTGCTCGGTTAGCTGTTCCAGTTTCGCCCGGGTGAGCTTCTTCTGAATATGTTTCGGCCCGGTTTGATCTGCGGTAATGAAAGGAAGGTTAATTTCATACTCGAGCACGGAAGAAAGGGCAATTTTCGCCTTTTCAGCCTCCTCCTTCAGACGTTGCATCGCATCCGGTTGGCGACGCAGATCGATCCCCGTTTCTGCAAGAAACTCCTGGATGATCCAATCCATGATCGCAGCGTCCCAGTCATCACCCCCCAGGTGGGTATCCCCATTGGTCGCCTTTACCTCAAACACCCCCTCACCGATCTCCAGAATGGAAATATCGAAGGTTCCACCCCCCAGGTCGAAAACGGCAATTCTTTCGTCCCTTTTCTTGTCTAGCCCGTAGGCGAGCGCGGCCGCAGTTGGCTCGTTAATAATCCGCAAAACTTCCAGCCCAGCGATTGCACCTGCGTCCTTAGTTGCCTGGCGTTGGCTATCATTAAAGTAGGCCGGTACGGTAATGACCGCTTGAGTGATCGTTTCACCTAGCTTGGCTTCCGCATCCGCTTTGAGTTTCATTAAGATGAACGCAGAAATCTCCTGCGGGGTGTAGACTTTCCTTTGGCCCCCTACCTCTACCTCTACGGCACATTCCCCGTTGCGTCCTTCAATCACCTTGTAAGGAACGCGCTTAATCTCCTCTTGCACCTCCGAATAGCGCCGGCCGATAAAGCGTTTGATCGAATAGATCGTGTTTTTGGGGTTTACGATGGCTTGCCGTTTCGCAGCATGGCCCACCAGTCGTTCTCCTGTCTTGGTAAAGGCCACCATCGAGGGTGTCGTGCGGTAGCCCTCGGCATTTTCGAGTACCACAGGCTGCCCACCCTCCATGACCGCCATGCAGGAGTTGGTGGTTCCAAGATCGATTCCTAGAATATGTGCCATAGCACTTTCCTCCTTGTGCACATTCCGTTCCAGCCGCCCAGGCCGTTTTTTTTCCCTTTGAATACCAATAACTTTCCCGTTGCCACCCGAGCCTCGTCCCGTGCCATCGGGTAGCCGGAATGGGTCAAAGCTACCCACGGGTGAGTCATCCTGACACGGAAGGGGTTTCGAGCAGAAATCACTGGGATCCTAGCCGTTCCTTTAGCCGTTCATGGACCCCATCAAACGCGCCATTGGAAAAGGTCACAACCACATCCCCGGGCGCTAGCAGGGGTAAGAGCTCCCCTACGATACCCGAAACGTCGGGTTGATGAAATGCCGTTTTCCCTCTGTTTCGAAGCTCGCTGACCAACTGTTGGGGATCCAGCCGCTCCTCTTGGGAAAGTTCTGCGGCCCGGTGGACGGCTGCGATCGCCACACCATCAGCTTCGGAAAGAGCTTCGGCCAGCTCTTTTTGAAAAATCTTCCTGCGGGTTGTATTGCTTCGTGGCTCAAAAAGTGCCCAAAGTCTTCTTCCGGGAAAGCGCTTTCGCAACGAAGCTAATGTTTGGCAGATCGCCGTAGGATGATGGCCAAAGTCATCGATCAACGTGATTCCGGCCACTTGAGCGACGACTTCCTGGCGCCGGCGAACCCCACGAAAACTTTTCACAGCTTCCTGGCAGGTCTCCCAAGAGATTCCGTA from Candidatus Methylacidithermus pantelleriae includes the following:
- the dnaK gene encoding molecular chaperone DnaK, with product MAHILGIDLGTTNSCMAVMEGGQPVVLENAEGYRTTPSMVAFTKTGERLVGHAAKRQAIVNPKNTIYSIKRFIGRRYSEVQEEIKRVPYKVIEGRNGECAVEVEVGGQRKVYTPQEISAFILMKLKADAEAKLGETITQAVITVPAYFNDSQRQATKDAGAIAGLEVLRIINEPTAAALAYGLDKKRDERIAVFDLGGGTFDISILEIGEGVFEVKATNGDTHLGGDDWDAAIMDWIIQEFLAETGIDLRRQPDAMQRLKEEAEKAKIALSSVLEYEINLPFITADQTGPKHIQKKLTRAKLEQLTEHLAERTIKPVMDCLADAKLRPEDINELVLVGGMTRMPKIQEVARRLIGKEPHKGVNPDEVVAVGAAIQAGVLKGEVRDVLLLDVTPLTLAIETAGGIATPMIPRNTTIPTRKSQIFTTYSDNQTSVEIRVVQGERPMARDNKLLGVFHLDGIPPAPRGVPQIEVTFDIDANGILHVSARDLATGKEQKITITGSTGLSREEIERMTREAEAYAEQDRRAKELAETKNMADNAAYAAEKLLREHGDKVDSSRKLDIENAIARVRQEIQQGNDVATLRRLMEELNQKVQAVSAEMYRAAASRAGSPGGGASAGSSGSTSGVSKGDVIDADFEMVDKDKDKGKG